One Thermococcus eurythermalis DNA segment encodes these proteins:
- a CDS encoding DUF134 domain-containing protein, whose product MPRGGPGWGRGRGRRRKMRMIGFIPQVRHFYPALPPVGQPKPPIFMTYEEFEALRLVDYEGLTQEEAGKRMGVSRGTVWRALSSARKKVAQMLVEGRELIILPQGNEALKGIDEEGL is encoded by the coding sequence ATGCCAAGAGGAGGGCCAGGATGGGGACGAGGACGGGGCAGAAGGCGGAAGATGAGAATGATAGGCTTCATTCCGCAGGTTAGGCACTTCTATCCGGCCCTACCCCCTGTAGGACAACCAAAACCGCCGATTTTCATGACCTACGAGGAGTTTGAGGCCCTCAGGCTGGTTGATTATGAGGGACTCACTCAGGAGGAAGCGGGAAAGAGGATGGGAGTCTCAAGGGGAACCGTGTGGAGGGCATTGAGCTCGGCCAGAAAAAAGGTCGCCCAGATGCTCGTGGAGGGCAGGGAATTGATAATCCTGCCCCAAGGAAACGAGGCCCTAAAGGGCATCGACGAAGAAGGCCTGTAA
- the purB gene encoding adenylosuccinate lyase, translated as MAVHPIDYRYGSKEMRSIWDERNKLQKLLDVEAALARAHAKLGNIPEESARVISERANTEWVKPERVKEIEAEIHHDIMAVVKALSEVCGEHGKYVHLGATSNDIIDTANALLIKESLELIERYLKELRDVLLKLAEEHKYTVCIGRTHGQHAVPTTYGMKFAIWLDEVQRHIDRLEELKKRILVGKMRGAVGTAASFGEKALEIERLVMEDLGLKPALITNQLVPRDLYAELMMFLALVASTLDKIGLEIRNLQRTEILEVSEPFGKRQVGSSTMPHKRNPIRTEKVCGLARVIYSNVIPALLNNPLWHERDLTNSSVERVILPETFVLLDEMLRVTISVLKGLEFFPENIERNLYLTKNLIMAEPLMLKLTEKGMGRQEAHELVRQLAMRAFKEGRDFLDVVKESEEIMKYLSDEDLASLRPENYIGVAPQIVDNVIASVRSKIEKEGQ; from the coding sequence ATGGCGGTTCACCCCATTGACTATCGCTACGGAAGTAAGGAAATGAGGAGCATCTGGGACGAGAGGAACAAGCTCCAGAAGCTTCTCGACGTTGAGGCGGCCCTGGCGAGGGCACACGCGAAGCTCGGCAACATCCCAGAGGAGAGCGCCCGCGTGATTTCTGAGAGGGCGAACACGGAATGGGTGAAGCCGGAGCGCGTCAAGGAGATAGAGGCCGAGATACACCACGATATAATGGCCGTCGTTAAGGCCCTAAGCGAGGTCTGTGGCGAGCACGGGAAGTACGTTCACCTCGGCGCGACCTCCAACGACATAATCGACACCGCGAACGCACTCCTCATAAAGGAGAGCCTTGAGCTGATAGAGCGCTATCTCAAAGAGCTCCGCGACGTCCTGCTGAAGCTCGCCGAGGAGCACAAGTACACCGTCTGCATAGGAAGAACCCACGGACAGCACGCGGTTCCGACAACCTACGGCATGAAGTTCGCCATCTGGCTCGACGAGGTTCAGAGGCACATTGACAGGCTTGAAGAACTTAAGAAGCGCATTTTAGTTGGCAAGATGCGCGGTGCCGTTGGAACTGCTGCGTCCTTCGGGGAGAAGGCCCTCGAGATTGAAAGGCTCGTTATGGAAGACCTCGGCCTCAAGCCCGCGCTGATAACCAACCAGCTCGTCCCGAGGGACCTCTACGCGGAGCTCATGATGTTTCTGGCATTGGTTGCCTCGACCCTTGACAAGATTGGCCTTGAGATAAGGAACCTCCAGAGAACGGAAATCCTTGAGGTAAGCGAGCCCTTCGGCAAGAGGCAGGTGGGCTCATCAACGATGCCCCACAAGCGGAACCCTATAAGGACTGAGAAGGTCTGCGGGCTGGCAAGGGTCATCTATTCGAATGTCATCCCTGCCCTGCTGAACAACCCCCTGTGGCACGAAAGAGACCTCACGAACTCCTCCGTCGAGCGCGTTATTCTGCCGGAGACGTTTGTCCTTCTCGATGAGATGCTCCGCGTCACAATCAGCGTCCTTAAGGGGTTGGAGTTCTTCCCAGAGAACATCGAGCGCAACCTATACCTGACCAAGAACCTCATAATGGCGGAGCCCCTGATGCTGAAACTTACCGAGAAGGGAATGGGCAGGCAGGAGGCGCACGAGCTCGTTAGGCAACTTGCGATGAGGGCGTTCAAAGAGGGAAGGGACTTTCTCGATGTCGTGAAGGAGAGTGAGGAAATCATGAAGTACCTTAGTGATGAGGACTTAGCTTCTCTAAGGCCTGAGAACTACATTGGCGTTGCCCCCCAGATAGTTGACAACGTAATAGCCTCGGTAAGGAGCAAAATTGAGAAAGAAGGCCAGTGA
- the albA gene encoding DNA-binding protein Alba, with amino-acid sequence MAEEHVVYIGKKPVMNYVLAVITQFNEGAKEVSIKARGRAISRAVDVAEIVRNRFLPEVRVKEIKIGTEELPTADGRTANTSTIEIILEKP; translated from the coding sequence ATGGCTGAGGAGCACGTCGTCTACATCGGAAAGAAGCCGGTTATGAACTACGTCCTCGCCGTGATAACCCAGTTCAACGAGGGCGCTAAGGAGGTCAGCATCAAGGCTCGCGGTAGGGCTATCAGCAGGGCCGTTGACGTCGCCGAGATTGTCAGGAACAGGTTCCTCCCCGAGGTCAGGGTCAAGGAAATCAAGATAGGCACCGAGGAGCTCCCGACTGCCGACGGCAGGACCGCCAACACCTCGACCATCGAGATTATCCTCGAGAAGCCGTGA
- a CDS encoding ArsR/SmtB family transcription factor has protein sequence MGPLEYETIDVTDERVRELAQVLANERAMAILRLLREREFSMSEIAKELDMPISTVSYHLDKLLRVGLVEVSGKKYGKRLQEVKLYRASSRPILLLPRPAGERPSTLDRLKVITLSVATGLSVIVYWLSERYLGSQRGFSAQSEPIKILSSETTRQTASSGYLPVLLAVIVFAIVVSAGWLLRKRF, from the coding sequence GTGGGCCCGTTGGAGTATGAGACCATAGACGTTACCGATGAGCGGGTTCGAGAACTCGCACAGGTTCTCGCCAACGAAAGAGCGATGGCCATTCTGAGGCTTCTCCGCGAGCGCGAGTTCTCGATGAGCGAGATTGCGAAGGAGCTCGACATGCCAATATCCACAGTTTCATACCATCTTGATAAGCTACTCCGCGTGGGGCTGGTTGAGGTCTCCGGTAAGAAGTACGGGAAAAGACTGCAGGAGGTAAAGCTCTACAGGGCTTCAAGCAGGCCGATTCTTCTGCTGCCCAGGCCCGCGGGGGAGAGGCCCTCAACTCTGGACAGGCTGAAGGTGATAACCCTCTCAGTAGCGACGGGGCTTTCGGTCATCGTTTACTGGCTCTCGGAAAGATATCTTGGGTCCCAGAGGGGTTTTTCAGCGCAATCGGAGCCCATAAAAATACTCTCTTCAGAAACCACTAGACAGACAGCGTCGTCAGGCTATCTCCCTGTTCTCCTGGCTGTGATAGTCTTTGCAATCGTCGTGTCCGCGGGGTGGCTCCTTAGGAAACGTTTTTAA
- a CDS encoding CBS domain-containing protein, with product MMTVGQVVKRKAVIVKPDDTIERVARILSRHKVGSAVVVENDEIVGVITDRDILDKVVAKGRDPKTVKVREVMTKNPITIEDDYDISDAIDKMMEKGIRRLLVTRLGKPLGFVTAADLLAALNSMNNEEEQEAVEETDVYGICEICGQYGPLYKVYIEGQEKWVCEACKDELNL from the coding sequence ATGATGACCGTAGGGCAGGTTGTCAAGAGAAAAGCAGTGATTGTAAAACCCGACGACACCATCGAGAGGGTCGCCAGAATACTCTCAAGGCACAAGGTTGGAAGCGCAGTCGTCGTTGAAAACGACGAGATAGTCGGTGTCATCACTGACCGCGACATCCTTGACAAGGTCGTTGCTAAGGGCCGGGACCCTAAGACCGTCAAGGTCCGAGAGGTCATGACAAAGAATCCGATAACCATCGAAGACGACTACGACATAAGCGACGCAATCGACAAGATGATGGAGAAGGGCATCAGGAGGCTCCTCGTCACCAGGCTCGGGAAGCCCCTCGGTTTTGTAACTGCCGCAGACCTGCTCGCCGCCCTCAACAGCATGAACAACGAGGAGGAGCAGGAAGCCGTCGAGGAGACTGATGTCTACGGCATCTGTGAGATCTGCGGTCAGTACGGCCCCCTCTACAAGGTTTACATTGAAGGCCAGGAAAAGTGGGTCTGTGAGGCCTGCAAGGACGAGCTCAACCTTTAA
- a CDS encoding NTPase — MVRVFVTGPAGVGKTTLVERVAREVERWGYIVGGMMTKEVRRGGRRVGFKILALDTGEEGTLASLRGTSHLPGVPFGKYVVHVDELERVGVSAIRRALVEADLIVIDEIGPMEYKSDEFVRAVGEALKSDRHLLATVHRRMADRFRPLGKFHVLSVENRNREFGIILDEIMRGLRG, encoded by the coding sequence ATGGTCAGGGTTTTTGTAACGGGCCCAGCTGGAGTCGGGAAGACGACCCTCGTGGAGAGGGTGGCAAGGGAAGTCGAGAGATGGGGCTACATCGTTGGAGGCATGATGACGAAAGAGGTGAGGAGAGGCGGAAGGCGTGTGGGCTTTAAAATCCTCGCCCTCGACACTGGAGAAGAAGGCACCCTCGCGAGCCTCCGCGGGACTTCTCACCTTCCGGGTGTTCCCTTCGGAAAGTACGTCGTCCATGTTGACGAGCTTGAGAGGGTAGGTGTTTCTGCTATAAGGCGCGCCCTCGTTGAGGCAGACCTCATTGTCATAGATGAAATCGGGCCCATGGAGTACAAGAGCGATGAGTTTGTCCGGGCGGTGGGCGAGGCCCTGAAGTCGGACAGACATCTCCTCGCCACAGTGCACAGGAGAATGGCGGACAGGTTCAGGCCGCTCGGAAAGTTCCACGTCCTTAGCGTGGAGAATAGAAATAGAGAGTTCGGAATAATCCTGGACGAGATAATGAGGGGGCTGAGGGGTTAA
- the mtnA gene encoding S-methyl-5-thioribose-1-phosphate isomerase: protein MEIRYRPEELTKLPRSVTYETGKVIMIDQTLLPREFRTIELRTVEEVAEAIVTMKVRGAPAIGASAAFGLALYADTTKAKTKDEFMDGFYRAYETLKNTRPTAVNLFWALNRIKKLVEENLESPLDEIKRMIVADAQKIADEDVEANLRMGHYGAEALPEGNVLTHCNAGSLATVQLGTVGAVLRVMHRDGTLKLLWVDETRPVLQGARLSAWEYHYDGIPLKLITDNMAGFVMQQGRVDAIIVGADRIVANGDFANKIGTYTLAVLAKEHGVPFFTVAPLSTIDMSLKSGKEIPIEERKPEEVLTCGGCKIAPDVDVYNPAFDVTPHKYLTGIITDRGIVYPPFERNLKRLFKELE, encoded by the coding sequence GTGGAGATACGGTACAGACCGGAGGAACTCACGAAGCTCCCGAGGAGCGTGACTTACGAGACTGGAAAGGTCATCATGATCGACCAGACCCTACTCCCGAGGGAATTCAGGACGATTGAGCTTAGAACCGTTGAGGAGGTAGCCGAAGCGATAGTCACAATGAAGGTGCGCGGTGCGCCGGCGATTGGGGCTTCAGCCGCTTTCGGGCTGGCCCTCTATGCGGACACGACGAAGGCCAAGACCAAGGACGAGTTCATGGACGGCTTTTACAGGGCATACGAGACCCTGAAGAACACGAGGCCAACCGCTGTGAACCTCTTCTGGGCCCTCAACAGGATTAAGAAGCTCGTCGAGGAGAACCTTGAGAGCCCGCTCGACGAGATAAAGCGCATGATTGTGGCCGATGCCCAGAAGATAGCGGACGAGGACGTTGAGGCGAACCTTAGGATGGGCCACTACGGTGCCGAGGCTCTGCCGGAAGGGAACGTCCTAACCCACTGCAACGCCGGAAGCCTGGCTACAGTCCAGCTCGGAACCGTTGGGGCTGTTCTCAGGGTGATGCACCGCGATGGGACACTCAAGCTCCTCTGGGTGGACGAGACGAGGCCCGTCCTCCAAGGAGCGAGGCTCTCCGCCTGGGAGTACCACTACGATGGAATCCCGCTCAAGCTGATAACCGACAACATGGCCGGCTTCGTGATGCAGCAGGGGAGGGTTGACGCGATAATAGTTGGCGCCGACAGGATAGTGGCCAACGGCGACTTCGCCAACAAGATAGGCACCTACACCCTCGCCGTCCTCGCGAAGGAGCACGGGGTACCGTTCTTCACCGTTGCCCCGCTCTCGACGATTGACATGAGCCTGAAGAGCGGGAAGGAGATACCGATTGAGGAAAGAAAGCCGGAGGAAGTTCTCACCTGCGGCGGCTGTAAGATAGCACCGGACGTGGACGTTTACAACCCGGCCTTCGACGTGACGCCGCACAAGTACCTGACCGGCATAATAACGGACAGGGGCATCGTCTACCCGCCCTTTGAGAGGAACCTGAAGAGGCTGTTCAAAGAGTTAGAATGA